The Pseudomonadota bacterium genome has a segment encoding these proteins:
- a CDS encoding pyridoxal phosphate-dependent aminotransferase encodes MVISKNISESMKSSSWIRAMFEEGERLKKQYGQEQIYDFTLGNPITEPPDELKKELIRIVSSGTKGMHRYMTNSGYEDVREEIAEFHRERSGLDFTKDHIIMTVGCAGGINVVMKSLLDPGDEVIVPCPFFVEFMFYIGNHGGIMKLVDTKDDFHLDIEKIKEAITEKTKAIIINSPNNPTGVVYSKKELKELVSVLNERKRKGQRIFVISDEAYRKILYDGIQFPDMFLLYEDTITVTSHSKDLALPGERIGYIAISPLMKNAGALIGAAIFANRILGFINAPAIMQKLVGKFQKKSVDIADYQKKRDVIYNILVDAGFEVVKPEGAFYIFPKSPIKDDIKFVSNLQKHRVLAVPGIGFGKQGYFRIAYCVEMDIIERSRPFFKEVLSK; translated from the coding sequence ATGGTTATCTCAAAAAATATTTCGGAATCAATGAAAAGTTCTTCCTGGATTAGGGCTATGTTTGAAGAAGGGGAAAGGCTTAAAAAACAATACGGTCAGGAGCAAATCTATGATTTTACCCTCGGCAACCCGATTACCGAGCCCCCGGATGAGTTAAAAAAGGAACTTATAAGAATAGTTTCATCCGGTACAAAGGGCATGCACAGGTATATGACCAACAGCGGCTACGAAGATGTCAGGGAAGAGATTGCAGAATTTCACAGGGAACGTTCAGGCCTTGATTTTACAAAGGACCACATTATAATGACAGTAGGGTGTGCAGGAGGCATTAATGTTGTAATGAAATCGCTCCTGGACCCAGGGGATGAGGTAATTGTGCCATGCCCGTTCTTTGTGGAGTTCATGTTCTATATCGGAAACCACGGTGGTATAATGAAGCTCGTAGACACAAAGGATGATTTTCATCTCGACATCGAAAAGATCAAAGAAGCTATCACTGAAAAGACAAAGGCAATCATTATAAATTCTCCCAATAACCCGACAGGTGTTGTATATAGCAAAAAAGAGCTTAAAGAACTTGTATCCGTGCTCAATGAAAGAAAGAGGAAAGGGCAGAGAATATTTGTTATTTCCGATGAAGCATACAGAAAGATCCTATATGACGGCATTCAGTTTCCAGACATGTTTCTCCTGTACGAAGACACAATTACGGTTACATCCCACTCAAAAGACCTTGCACTTCCCGGTGAGAGGATAGGCTACATCGCAATCTCTCCACTTATGAAGAACGCTGGAGCGCTTATAGGCGCTGCCATATTTGCAAACAGAATCCTTGGATTCATCAATGCCCCGGCAATCATGCAGAAGCTTGTCGGTAAGTTTCAGAAAAAGAGCGTAGATATAGCAGATTATCAGAAAAAGAGGGATGTTATTTACAATATACTTGTAGATGCAGGCTTTGAAGTTGTAAAACCTGAGGGCGCCTTTTATATTTTCCCGAAGTCGCCGATAAAAGATGATATAAAATTTGTAAGCAACCTTCAAAAACATCGTGTACTGGCAGTTCCAGGGATAGGTTTCGGCAAACAGGGCTATTTCAGGATCGCATATTGTGTTGAGATGGATATTATTGAGCGTTCAAGACCCTTTTTTAAAGAGGTACTTAGTAAGTAG
- a CDS encoding pyridoxal phosphate-dependent aminotransferase, translated as MIVSNKMRKLIQNQEGWTRKMFEEGMQMKKTLGEDKVYDFSLGNPDVEPPQALKSALINMLTQTTPGMHKYMENSGYQSVREEIAQYMEMHYGLPFTSKHIFMSVGCAGGINILFKSMLNKGDEIVVPNPFFWEFKNYIENFGGIMRLVDTKDDFQLDIQKIEDAINEKTKAILINSPNNPTGAVYSEESLKELAKLLYKKREEGKEIYLLADEAYKKIVYDNIVLPNIFEIYDLAISITSHSKDLALPGERIGYIAISPNIKEIDLLVSGLIISIRALGFVNAPALFQRAAGKFQENSVDVLEYKKKRDIIYNTLIESGFECVKPGGAFYLFPKSPVKDELAFVKRVQREERILVVPGRGFGRSGYFRIAYCVTMEKIMNALDGFRRIGKRYS; from the coding sequence ATGATAGTTTCAAACAAGATGAGAAAGCTTATCCAGAACCAGGAGGGTTGGACAAGGAAGATGTTTGAAGAAGGTATGCAGATGAAGAAGACCTTGGGTGAAGATAAAGTTTACGACTTTTCCCTCGGTAACCCTGATGTAGAACCCCCCCAGGCATTAAAGTCTGCCCTGATAAATATGCTTACACAAACAACACCGGGCATGCACAAGTATATGGAGAACAGTGGTTACCAAAGCGTAAGGGAAGAAATTGCCCAGTACATGGAGATGCATTACGGATTACCTTTTACAAGCAAACATATTTTCATGTCAGTCGGGTGTGCCGGTGGCATTAACATACTTTTTAAAAGCATGTTGAATAAGGGTGATGAGATTGTTGTACCGAACCCGTTCTTCTGGGAGTTTAAAAACTATATTGAAAACTTCGGCGGAATCATGAGACTTGTTGATACAAAAGATGATTTTCAACTTGATATACAAAAAATAGAAGACGCAATAAACGAAAAAACAAAGGCTATTCTAATAAACAGCCCGAATAATCCTACTGGGGCTGTATACAGCGAAGAAAGTCTGAAAGAATTGGCAAAACTGTTGTACAAGAAAAGAGAGGAAGGTAAAGAAATATATCTTTTAGCTGATGAGGCATATAAAAAGATTGTTTATGACAACATTGTGTTGCCGAATATCTTTGAGATCTATGATCTTGCCATCAGTATTACATCTCACTCAAAAGACCTTGCTCTGCCTGGAGAAAGAATAGGGTACATTGCTATATCACCGAATATAAAGGAGATTGATCTTCTTGTTTCCGGACTTATTATATCCATACGGGCTTTGGGATTTGTGAATGCTCCTGCATTGTTTCAACGGGCTGCCGGAAAGTTTCAGGAAAATTCCGTAGATGTTCTGGAATACAAAAAAAAGAGGGATATTATATACAACACACTGATTGAATCGGGTTTCGAATGCGTAAAACCTGGCGGAGCGTTTTATCTATTCCCAAAATCTCCGGTTAAGGACGAGCTTGCATTCGTTAAGAGAGTACAAAGAGAAGAGAGAATTCTCGTTGTACCTGGAAGAGGTTTTGGCAGAAGCGGTTATTTCAGGATTGCATACTGTGTGACTATGGAGAAAATAATGAATGCCCTTGATGGTTTCAGAAGAATAGGGAAGCGATATTCATAA
- a CDS encoding isochorismatase family protein — protein MTVEQPNRQSLIAREDSVLVIIDVQEKLLPVISDKEKIVENVVRLVRFANIIGLPIVLTEQKRLGNTIPEVKKELENVQPINKVHFNCFYCDDFAYRIDTIGKSTLILAGAEAHICVAQTAIFALPHFNVHIISDAVSSRTRENRIVSIKRMRQYGATISSAEMFIYELLQKAGTDEFKAILPLVK, from the coding sequence ATGACAGTGGAACAGCCTAACAGACAAAGCTTGATTGCACGAGAAGATAGTGTCCTTGTAATTATTGATGTCCAGGAAAAATTACTTCCTGTAATATCAGACAAAGAAAAGATTGTTGAGAACGTGGTTCGGCTTGTCAGATTCGCAAATATAATCGGACTGCCGATAGTATTAACAGAGCAGAAAAGGCTTGGTAATACTATACCTGAAGTAAAAAAAGAGCTGGAAAATGTCCAGCCAATAAATAAGGTTCATTTCAACTGTTTTTATTGCGATGATTTTGCTTATCGTATAGACACAATCGGGAAGAGTACCCTTATCCTTGCAGGGGCTGAAGCTCACATATGCGTAGCACAGACCGCAATCTTTGCGCTGCCCCACTTTAACGTACACATTATAAGCGACGCCGTTTCTTCTCGTACCCGGGAAAACCGTATCGTCTCCATTAAAAGGATGCGCCAATACGGCGCCACAATATCATCTGCCGAGATGTTTATTTATGAGTTGTTACAAAAGGCTGGAACGGATGAGTTTAAGGCCATTCTCCCACTTGTAAAATAG
- the hpt gene encoding hypoxanthine phosphoribosyltransferase, whose product MLKPLFTKEEIDNTVRGLAVSIEKDYGDEEIYFICLLKGSFMFMSDLIRYIKNPSKIDFMRVSSYGNNMQSKGEITITKDLEEDINGRNVVIVEDIIDSGITLKNIKEMLLERNPKSLKICVLLDKRARRQVEMEGDYVGFTIEDGFVVGYGIDYAEQYRNLPEICVVEKNCKE is encoded by the coding sequence ATGCTCAAGCCTTTATTTACAAAAGAAGAGATTGATAACACGGTAAGAGGCCTCGCCGTGTCTATCGAGAAAGACTATGGTGACGAGGAGATTTATTTTATTTGCCTTCTGAAAGGTTCTTTTATGTTTATGTCAGACCTCATAAGATACATTAAAAACCCGTCAAAAATTGATTTTATGAGGGTTTCGTCCTACGGAAACAATATGCAATCCAAAGGGGAAATTACTATCACAAAAGACCTTGAGGAAGATATAAACGGCAGAAATGTTGTAATTGTAGAAGACATTATTGATTCAGGAATCACGCTGAAGAACATAAAGGAAATGCTCCTTGAAAGAAATCCGAAATCTTTGAAGATTTGCGTGCTTCTCGATAAAAGGGCAAGACGGCAAGTAGAAATGGAAGGCGACTATGTAGGGTTTACAATAGAAGACGGTTTTGTTGTGGGTTATGGGATTGATTATGCAGAGCAGTACCGGAATCTCCCGGAAATATGTGTGGTTGAAAAAAACTGCAAAGAGTAA
- a CDS encoding MBL fold metallo-hydrolase — protein sequence MKIKFYGHSAFMITTDTGVRIITDPYKSGAFGGTLSYGKITDKADIVLASHDHDDHNYTKDIKGNFVHIKTAGAYDVNGLKIRAIPSHHDTSKGKERGNNLIFVIDADGLTIMHAGDLGHTLGKEAVEEIGKIDILLIPVGGFYTIDAREATKVMKDLKPAITIPMHFKTDKCNFPISNVQGFIGDKKDVKRVKASEIEIKKELLPKEREIIVLEPAL from the coding sequence ATGAAGATTAAATTTTATGGACACTCAGCTTTTATGATAACAACTGACACGGGTGTCAGGATAATAACCGACCCTTACAAGTCAGGCGCATTTGGCGGGACACTGTCATATGGTAAAATTACCGACAAAGCCGATATCGTACTTGCAAGCCATGACCATGATGACCATAATTATACAAAAGACATTAAAGGGAATTTTGTCCATATCAAAACAGCAGGTGCTTATGATGTAAATGGTCTCAAAATAAGGGCAATCCCAAGCCATCACGACACATCAAAAGGCAAGGAAAGAGGTAACAATCTGATATTTGTTATAGATGCAGACGGTCTCACAATAATGCATGCCGGTGACCTGGGTCATACACTGGGAAAGGAAGCGGTCGAGGAAATCGGAAAAATCGATATTCTGCTTATCCCTGTCGGAGGTTTTTATACCATTGATGCTCGGGAAGCTACAAAGGTCATGAAAGATCTGAAACCTGCTATCACCATACCGATGCATTTTAAAACCGATAAGTGCAATTTTCCCATCTCGAATGTTCAAGGTTTTATTGGTGACAAAAAAGATGTTAAGAGGGTAAAAGCTTCTGAAATAGAAATTAAAAAGGAGCTGCTGCCAAAAGAACGTGAAATAATAGTTCTTGAACCTGCACTTTAG
- the radC gene encoding DNA repair protein RadC → MIDNTSFTVRDMPKEERPRERLLRLGAEALSSPELLALIIGRGVSKRSVMTIAQELYIKFGSIRAIGEATIEELSLIKGVGTAKATQLKAAFELAKRQELETENGFEGMDIKNPQSVVKAIRASIKDMKKEHFMLMILNTRNKIIRIENISVGTLNASLVHPREVFNKAIAHTASAVIVAHNHPSGDTEPSEEDVRITRRLIEAGKILGIEVLDHIIIGKHSAKSTITRHKNKPEKESYCSFKEKGLI, encoded by the coding sequence ATGATCGATAATACATCCTTTACTGTCCGCGATATGCCAAAGGAAGAAAGGCCAAGGGAACGGCTCTTGAGGCTTGGCGCAGAGGCGCTCTCCTCCCCGGAGCTTTTAGCATTGATTATCGGTCGCGGAGTTTCAAAAAGATCCGTAATGACTATTGCTCAGGAATTATATATAAAATTCGGCAGCATCAGGGCTATAGGTGAAGCAACGATTGAGGAACTCTCCCTTATAAAGGGCGTGGGCACAGCCAAGGCAACACAGCTTAAAGCAGCTTTTGAGCTTGCAAAAAGACAGGAACTTGAAACAGAAAACGGATTTGAGGGCATGGATATCAAAAATCCTCAGAGTGTTGTTAAGGCTATACGTGCAAGCATCAAGGATATGAAAAAAGAACATTTTATGCTCATGATACTTAACACAAGAAATAAGATTATCCGTATTGAAAACATTTCTGTGGGCACCCTCAACGCCAGCCTGGTACATCCAAGAGAAGTTTTCAACAAAGCAATTGCCCATACTGCATCAGCGGTAATTGTCGCCCATAATCATCCCTCCGGCGACACAGAGCCCTCTGAAGAGGATGTAAGAATCACCCGCCGTCTTATAGAGGCGGGCAAAATACTTGGTATCGAGGTGCTTGACCATATTATTATAGGAAAACATTCGGCAAAAAGTACAATTACCAGGCACAAAAACAAACCTGAAAAGGAAAGCTATTGCAGCTTCAAGGAAAAAGGGCTAATATAA
- a CDS encoding serine hydrolase: protein MKKFKILLKIVFCIIVFLSLSKASSVAAFNAESYKTFIKEEMKIWNVPAAAILAIEDGRVVFSEGFRYKDVEKKIKVTPKTLFGIGSCSKAFVSLPIGMLVDEKKIDFDKPVREYYPAFKLHDAYATEYVTIRDLLSHRTGLPRYDTAIDPKDASRDEAMKKLKYFMPNKGIRESFQYCNFHYMAAGAIVDKVSGTTWEEFVLNRIFKPLNMDSSSLSSKELEKSSDHAFPYRMDMEALKKFPENQAELFGVPLKKLPVENIGVYGPAGSINSNLEDMAKWVILYLNQGKAGDKQLISKDTLTQLITPQILMGGILKYEEILPASYGMAWMITPYRGHYLVSHDGMIEGFTAHVSFIPGKNIGLVILTNRSDNYEFIASISLSTYDRVLGLKEISWSKKLIDEYPSALAGLKASRETEEKKRKKDTKPSHALADYAGKYEHPAFGAAKIELKKDNLIFSLRDIEETISTLKHYQYNTFKTSSRSLVGGFDMKVNFIMNENGDIDRLLLPLEPAVEDIVFKKVK from the coding sequence ATGAAAAAGTTTAAAATATTATTGAAGATTGTTTTTTGCATTATAGTATTTTTATCCCTTTCCAAAGCATCATCGGTGGCTGCTTTCAATGCTGAAAGCTATAAAACTTTTATAAAAGAAGAGATGAAAATATGGAATGTGCCCGCAGCTGCAATTCTGGCTATAGAAGACGGAAGGGTTGTCTTTTCAGAAGGTTTTCGGTACAAGGATGTGGAAAAAAAGATTAAAGTAACACCAAAGACTCTTTTTGGCATCGGTTCATGCAGTAAGGCATTTGTATCTCTACCCATAGGAATGCTTGTTGATGAGAAGAAGATTGATTTCGACAAGCCTGTTCGTGAATATTATCCCGCCTTCAAGCTCCATGACGCCTATGCCACAGAGTACGTAACAATACGGGATTTGTTGTCGCATAGAACGGGACTCCCCAGATACGATACAGCCATTGATCCGAAAGATGCATCAAGAGACGAAGCCATGAAAAAGCTTAAATATTTTATGCCAAATAAGGGGATCAGAGAGAGTTTTCAATACTGTAATTTTCACTATATGGCCGCAGGAGCCATAGTAGATAAAGTTTCAGGAACAACATGGGAGGAATTTGTATTAAACAGAATATTCAAACCTCTCAATATGGACAGTTCCAGCCTCTCTTCCAAAGAATTAGAAAAATCTTCTGATCATGCTTTTCCTTACAGAATGGATATGGAAGCATTAAAGAAATTCCCTGAAAATCAGGCTGAGCTTTTCGGCGTGCCGTTAAAGAAACTTCCTGTCGAGAATATAGGGGTATACGGGCCTGCAGGCTCTATCAATTCCAACCTTGAAGATATGGCAAAATGGGTAATACTGTACCTGAATCAGGGCAAAGCTGGGGATAAACAATTGATTTCCAAAGATACATTAACACAGCTTATTACGCCGCAGATATTGATGGGGGGGATACTTAAATATGAAGAAATTTTGCCTGCAAGTTATGGCATGGCTTGGATGATAACACCTTACCGGGGACATTATCTTGTCAGCCACGACGGCATGATTGAAGGGTTTACCGCACATGTAAGCTTTATCCCTGGAAAAAACATTGGTCTTGTAATTCTTACCAATAGGTCGGATAACTATGAATTTATCGCTTCCATATCCCTTTCCACATATGACAGAGTGCTGGGATTAAAAGAAATATCCTGGAGCAAAAAGTTAATTGATGAATATCCGTCTGCTTTGGCAGGCTTGAAAGCAAGCAGGGAAACTGAAGAAAAGAAAAGAAAAAAGGATACGAAACCGTCCCATGCACTGGCCGATTATGCCGGAAAATATGAGCATCCGGCCTTTGGCGCCGCCAAAATAGAGCTTAAGAAAGACAATCTCATATTTTCTTTAAGAGATATTGAAGAAACAATCTCAACACTCAAACATTACCAGTACAACACTTTCAAAACATCGAGCAGGAGTCTTGTAGGAGGTTTTGATATGAAAGTGAACTTTATAATGAATGAAAACGGCGATATAGACAGACTTTTATTGCCCCTTGAACCGGCTGTTGAAGATATCGTGTTTAAAAAGGTGAAGTAA
- a CDS encoding MBL fold metallo-hydrolase yields MKAREIIKDIYLVGNSDITDTRDCSVYLLNLGELILIDTGAGSSVDMIVQNITELGLGPGKISTIILTHCHIDHVGGANELRRRFGSRIIMHAIDAAVLERGDNMMTAAYWYGVLFKPLPIDVKFYAKEERFSFGGQEIVCLHTPGHSPGSISIYLDRGGKRVLFGQDIHGPFLAEFGANMSHWRQSMEKLLALKADVLCEGHFGIYQPNEKVTGYIEQYLDEYGE; encoded by the coding sequence ATGAAAGCAAGGGAGATCATAAAAGACATATATCTTGTTGGAAATTCGGATATTACGGATACACGGGATTGCTCGGTTTATCTGTTGAACCTGGGAGAGTTGATACTCATAGACACCGGAGCAGGTTCAAGCGTTGATATGATCGTACAGAACATTACAGAGCTTGGTTTAGGCCCTGGTAAAATCTCAACAATAATTCTTACGCATTGCCATATTGACCATGTCGGCGGAGCAAATGAATTGCGGAGAAGGTTCGGCTCCCGCATCATCATGCATGCCATTGATGCAGCCGTTTTGGAGCGGGGCGACAACATGATGACGGCAGCTTACTGGTATGGTGTTCTTTTTAAACCTTTACCGATTGATGTGAAGTTTTATGCAAAGGAGGAACGCTTTAGCTTCGGAGGGCAGGAAATTGTATGCCTTCACACGCCCGGCCATTCGCCGGGATCTATCTCTATTTATCTAGACAGGGGAGGCAAAAGGGTTCTTTTCGGTCAGGATATCCATGGCCCCTTCCTTGCAGAATTCGGGGCCAATATGTCTCATTGGCGGCAATCTATGGAAAAACTTCTTGCCCTTAAGGCGGATGTGCTTTGTGAAGGACACTTCGGAATATATCAACCAAACGAAAAGGTGACGGGATATATTGAACAATATCTTGACGAGTACGGGGAGTAA
- a CDS encoding FHA domain-containing protein, producing MMKILLKFKDAVIKEMSIEQDSYTIGRKEENDIQIDNLAVSGFHAKLVKEGDVLYIEDQESTNGTFLNGRKVTKSALKNGDVVLIGSHTIEYKTDIKPPEDATKTGVRSRSMNETILLSPTEQQKILASSEKLEVLGGMMIIEGSTDSKEYLLKERIATIGKEDNALIRLKGFFAPKVAALINRRKEGYFIAPSGGKELKINGNKVDQRYDLKDGDIVEVAGVKMQFFVKE from the coding sequence ATGATGAAAATTCTACTGAAATTTAAGGATGCGGTAATTAAGGAAATGTCTATTGAACAGGATAGCTATACGATAGGACGCAAAGAGGAAAATGATATACAAATCGACAACCTTGCCGTGTCGGGTTTTCATGCTAAGCTTGTCAAGGAGGGCGACGTACTCTATATAGAGGATCAGGAGAGTACAAACGGCACATTTTTAAACGGCAGGAAGGTTACGAAAAGCGCCTTGAAAAATGGTGATGTTGTTCTTATTGGAAGCCACACTATTGAATACAAAACGGACATCAAACCTCCTGAGGATGCAACGAAAACAGGTGTCCGTTCCCGTTCAATGAATGAGACTATTCTCCTCAGTCCCACAGAACAGCAGAAGATACTTGCCTCTTCGGAAAAGCTCGAAGTTCTCGGAGGGATGATGATTATAGAGGGCTCTACAGACAGCAAGGAATACCTCCTTAAAGAGAGAATAGCTACCATAGGGAAAGAGGACAATGCACTCATCCGTCTCAAGGGCTTTTTTGCTCCGAAAGTGGCGGCACTTATCAACAGGAGAAAGGAGGGATACTTCATAGCCCCTTCAGGTGGTAAAGAATTGAAAATAAACGGCAATAAGGTGGATCAGCGCTATGATCTCAAAGACGGCGATATTGTCGAAGTAGCCGGTGTAAAGATGCAGTTCTTTGTAAAAGAGTAG
- a CDS encoding Stp1/IreP family PP2C-type Ser/Thr phosphatase: MILAVGAKTDTGMVRQKNEDNLCVIESIGLLVVADGMGGHASGEVASKIAVDVIKGYFDAQNAGKQLQIGSCRSEFSEETNWLCSAIRLANQAVFEASRGNVQFHGMGTTIAAVLITGKRLSIAHVGDSRVYLIRSGGIEQLTDDHSIVSEQVKRDIITREQARESEMKNILTRALGVAEDVEVDLGELSLFDNDVLLLCSDGLTNMVDDNGIISTVEAFHDPSEACGRLADMANKNGGNDNITVIIARLVKKKTLFYFLSRLREWFRR, encoded by the coding sequence TTGATACTTGCTGTTGGAGCAAAAACCGACACAGGCATGGTCCGGCAGAAAAATGAGGACAATCTTTGTGTAATTGAAAGCATCGGCCTCCTTGTTGTTGCAGACGGCATGGGTGGTCATGCCTCAGGAGAAGTGGCAAGCAAGATTGCCGTTGATGTCATAAAGGGATATTTCGATGCCCAGAATGCCGGCAAACAACTCCAGATAGGTTCCTGTCGGAGCGAGTTTTCCGAGGAGACGAATTGGCTTTGTTCGGCCATACGCCTGGCCAACCAGGCAGTGTTTGAAGCATCCCGGGGCAACGTGCAATTTCATGGTATGGGCACCACAATTGCTGCGGTTTTGATAACGGGAAAACGGCTCAGCATCGCCCATGTCGGAGACAGCCGCGTTTATCTAATCAGATCCGGGGGCATCGAGCAACTCACCGATGACCACTCAATTGTATCCGAACAGGTAAAACGGGATATTATCACCAGAGAGCAGGCAAGAGAGTCGGAAATGAAGAACATCCTGACACGTGCACTCGGTGTCGCTGAGGATGTGGAGGTGGACCTTGGAGAACTGAGCCTTTTCGATAACGATGTCCTGCTTCTTTGTTCCGATGGCTTAACGAACATGGTAGACGATAATGGGATAATATCAACAGTAGAAGCTTTCCATGATCCATCAGAAGCGTGTGGAAGGCTTGCTGATATGGCCAACAAGAATGGTGGCAATGATAACATCACGGTTATTATTGCAAGGCTTGTCAAAAAGAAAACATTGTTTTATTTTCTGTCACGTTTAAGAGAATGGTTTAGGAGGTGA